A region from the Aliarcobacter thereius LMG 24486 genome encodes:
- a CDS encoding quinone-dependent dihydroorotate dehydrogenase: MLSYETLKKILFKFEPETAHNFAEFGLKFLGKCKLARNYYEKKNFIEDKVLEQELFGRTFRNPIGLAAGFDKNASMIKAMKSLGFGFTEIGTVTLVPQNGNPKPRLFRHPDEKSLQNAMGFNNLGSHKVLKNLKKVYPFYIPIGVNIGKNKNTPEEFAISDYKNLIKKLEAYADYLIINISSPNTPNLRDLQNENFISELFSMAKNLTKKPIFLKIAPDMDVKVAINLCEVAIKEGASGIIANNTTIDYSLVKNPQSFGGLSGECLKEKSSLFFDQIASKLYGKTTLISVGGISSAEDAYERIKSGASLVQLYSSLIFEGPSLAKNINLELIELLKKDGYSNITEAIGANFRK; this comes from the coding sequence TTGTTAAGCTATGAAACTTTAAAAAAAATACTATTTAAATTTGAGCCTGAAACAGCTCATAACTTTGCCGAATTTGGATTAAAATTTTTAGGTAAATGTAAATTAGCTAGAAACTATTATGAAAAAAAGAATTTTATAGAAGATAAAGTATTAGAACAAGAACTATTTGGAAGAACTTTTAGAAATCCTATTGGTCTTGCTGCTGGATTTGATAAAAATGCCTCTATGATAAAAGCTATGAAATCTTTAGGTTTTGGTTTTACAGAGATTGGAACAGTTACTTTAGTACCACAAAATGGTAATCCAAAGCCAAGACTTTTTAGACATCCTGATGAAAAATCTTTACAAAATGCTATGGGTTTCAATAATCTAGGTTCTCATAAAGTTTTAAAAAACTTAAAAAAAGTATATCCTTTTTATATTCCAATAGGTGTAAATATAGGAAAAAATAAAAACACACCTGAAGAGTTTGCTATAAGTGATTATAAAAACTTAATCAAAAAACTAGAAGCTTATGCTGACTATTTAATTATAAATATATCTAGTCCAAATACTCCAAATCTAAGAGATTTACAAAATGAAAATTTCATAAGTGAACTTTTTTCTATGGCAAAAAATCTCACTAAAAAACCAATTTTTTTAAAAATTGCTCCTGATATGGATGTAAAAGTTGCTATAAATCTTTGTGAAGTTGCTATTAAAGAAGGTGCAAGTGGAATTATTGCAAACAATACAACAATTGACTACTCATTAGTAAAAAACCCTCAAAGCTTTGGTGGATTAAGTGGAGAGTGTTTAAAAGAAAAATCTTCACTATTCTTTGATCAAATTGCTTCTAAGCTTTATGGGAAAACTACTCTAATAAGTGTTGGTGGTATTTCAAGTGCAGAAGATGCTTATGAAAGAATAAAAAGTGGTGCATCTTTGGTTCAATTATACTCTAGCTTGATTTTTGAAGGTCCAAGCTTAGCAAAGAATATAAATTTGGAATTAATTGAATTGTTAAAAAAAGATGGCTATTCTAATATAACTGAAGCAATTGGTGCTAATTTTAGAAAATGA